One Azospirillum sp. TSA2s genomic region harbors:
- a CDS encoding CDP-alcohol phosphatidyltransferase family protein yields MSVPNIITFLRIVAVPAAMYMILIGNMEWAFALFVAAGLSDALDGAIARMFRARTVLGGYLDPLADKALIVGVYVALAWVGAIPLWLAMMVVFRDIMIIGGVILLFTLKETLAMQPLYISKVNTVVQIALAAAILAPPALGLPDIHLYGWALVDVLVYACTVTTVLSGLLYARRGALLFNRLGGVP; encoded by the coding sequence GTGAGCGTTCCCAACATCATCACGTTCCTGCGCATCGTGGCGGTTCCGGCCGCGATGTACATGATCCTGATCGGCAACATGGAATGGGCCTTCGCCCTGTTCGTCGCCGCCGGTCTGTCCGATGCGCTGGACGGCGCCATCGCCCGCATGTTCCGCGCGCGCACGGTGCTGGGCGGCTATCTCGATCCGTTGGCCGACAAGGCGCTGATCGTCGGGGTGTATGTGGCGCTGGCCTGGGTCGGCGCGATCCCACTGTGGCTGGCGATGATGGTGGTGTTCCGAGACATCATGATCATCGGCGGCGTCATCCTGCTGTTCACGCTGAAAGAGACACTGGCGATGCAGCCGCTCTACATCAGCAAGGTGAACACGGTGGTGCAGATCGCGCTGGCCGCGGCGATTCTGGCGCCGCCGGCGCTGGGACTGCCGGACATCCACCTGTACGGCTGGGCGCTGGTCGATGTGCTGGTGTACGCCTGTACGGTGACGACGGTGCTGTCGGGTCTGCTGTACGCGCGGCGCGGCGCC